Within Synechococcus sp. NB0720_010, the genomic segment GAAGGGCATCATCAAGTACACCGACCTGCCCCTGGTCTCCAGCGACCACGCCGGCACCGATGAGAGCACCATCGTTGACTCCGACCTCACCCTGGTGATGGGCGGCAACATGGTCAAAGTCATCTGCTGGTACGACAACGAGTGGGGCTACAGCCAGCGCGTTGTTGACCTGGCCGAGATCGTTGCCAAGAACTGGAAGTGATCTGAGCGCCCGCTCAACCTCTTTCCATCAGCCGCCCTTCGGGGCGGCTTTTTGATGGTTGTGCGATCAGCTGAAGTGCCGGTAGCCCGGATCGCTCTCCTGAAGGGGCAGCCCGGTTTCGCTCCAGGTCAGGGTTGGGGAGGAGTGCTCCACCAGTTCGCCAATCACCTGGCAGCCCGGTAGTGCAGCGCAGAGCCGCTCGGCCCAGGTCGGCTCCAGGGCGAGGACCAGCTCAAAGTCTTCGCCCCCATTCAGGCACCAGCGCTCTGCATCGGCGAGCGGCGCCATGGCGGGGTCAAGGGGCAGGCCTGTGTGCCGTAGTTGTGCCCCACAGCCACTGGCCTTGGCCAGGTTCAGCAGCGCGCGTTGCAGGCCATCGCTGCTGTCGGTGCCAGCGACTCGCCATGGGCTCCCCTGGGGCTGGCTTGCTTCGAGGGCTGGGATGGCATCGAGCCGGGGGAGGGGCCTTTGGTGGGCTCGAATGGCGCGCTCCCGCAGATCCTCAGGAATCGCCGCACTGCGCTCGCCTTGCAGCAGCGCTAGCCCCAAGCGGCTGAGGCCATGGGGGCCGGTGCTCAGGAGCCAATCGCCGGGTTGGCCGTCGCCGCGGCGGATGGCGCCAGGCCCCAGCCGGCCAAGGGCCGTGATGGCGAGGAGGCGCTGGCTGCCGCTACTGCAGTCACCGCCGAGCAAGGTGCCGCCAAAACGAGCCAGGGCTTCGGAGAGTCCCTGGTAGACCCCATCGACCCAGCTCCAGGGGGTTGCTCCTGGTGCCACGAGGCCAACCGTGAGGCCGATCACGTCGCTGCAGCCCATGGCCGCCAGGTCGGAGAGGTTGGCCGCTGCTGCCCGCCAGCCCAAGTCCTGGGCCGACATGGTGGCGTCACTGAAGTGGACCGTGTCCACCAGGACGTCGGTGTTGACCACCACGGCTCCCGGCAAGATCGCGGCGTCGTCAGCCAGCTGGCCGGGGGGCGCGTAGGCCGAGAGCCGGTCGATCAGCTCCCATTCGCCGAGCTGATCAAGTCGCATCTAGGCGTGGGCTTTGAGGTTCTCGGCTCCGTCGAGCACCCGGGCGCGGACGATGCCGTCATCGATGCCCAGTTCCTCGAGCACCTCAAACCCATCCACCACGTAACCAAAGGCGCTGTAGCGGCCATCGACGAGGTTCAGGCCTGCGGGGGTCAGTTCGGCCTCGTAGAGAAAGAAGAAGAACTGGGAGGAACCATCGGCGAGGGATTCATCCGAGTGGGCCCAACCCATGGTCCCGAGGGTCGCGAAGGGAAGGACCGGGGTGGCTTCGAAACGGCCGAGGTCCTCAAAGGTGGCGTTGTAGAAGGGCTCGGCTTCGCCGGGCACCTTGATCTCCAGCGGCACCTGGCGCTCGCCCTTGGTCTTGGGGTCGATGTAGCCGGTCTCAGGACCCTTGGGGTCTCCGGTCTGGAGAACGTAGAAGTCCTCGGCTCGGGTGAAGGGCAGTCCGTCATAGAAGCCTTGCTTCACCAGGTCCACAAAGGCCCCGGCCGTCAGTGGTGCGTTGTAGCCGTCCACCACAGCGGTGAGCATCCCTTTGGTGGTCTCGATCTCAACGGTCGCACGGCCCAGCAGCCTGGGCAGGGCGTCGAACTCGCTGGGGATTTGGAAGGGGAAGTCACCCACGAGCAGTGCTTCCAGGTCCCCGACGGTGCTGAGGGCAGCGCGCCGGTCGTCGAGGAATCGATCGCGGTCAGAGCTCTCGCTGCTCTCCACGAGGGTCTCCATCTGGCTTTGCAGGGCGGCCATCAAGGTCTTCCCCTCGGCTTGCTTGGCTTCCGGCAGGCTCGCCACGATGGAGTCGGCACGCGTCTTGAGCAGCGCCTGACTCCGATTGACCGTATTGACCAGGGCGCTCCAGCGCTTGGCTCTGAGGTCGTCGCTGGTGCTCTCCAGCCTGTGCTGCAGCGTCTGCAGATCCGACTGGTCGATCGGCAGAGCGTTACGAAGGATGGCAGCGGGATCCTTGACGGCATTCCCAGGCGGCAGCGCAGCCTGGGCCGGTGGCACCATCGGGAAGGCAGCGAACGCAATTGCGATCAGCAGGGCGGGCACCCAGCGATCCAGCCAGCGCTTCAGATCCATGCTGCAGCCTTGTCTCTGCCGGGACTCTGCCACAGCCGTACAATCCCGCCTGAACCGTTATGCCGGAATGATCTCGAGCAACGACTTTCGTACCGGCACGACGATCGAGATCGACGGTCAGGTCTGGCGCGTTGTTGAGTTCCTGCACGTGAAGCCCGGCAAGGGCTCCGCCTTTGTCCGCACCAAGCTCAAGGCCGTGCAGTCCGGCAACGTCGTTGAGAAAACCTTCCGCGCTGGTGAAACCGTTCCCCAGGCGGTTCTCGAGAAGGCTGTGCTGCAGCACACCTACATGGAGGCTGATGACTTTGTCTTCATGGACATGTCCACCTATGAGGAGACCCGTCTGACCGCCAAGCAGATAGGCGATCAGCGCAAGTACCTCAAGGAAGGTATGGAGGTGAATGTCGTCTATTGGAACGGGAAGCCTTTGGAAGTGGAACTCCCGAATTCCGTTGTTCTGGAAATCACCCAAACTGACCCCGGTGTGAAGGGTGATACAGCCACGGGCGGCACCAAGCCCGCCATCGTCGAGACCGGCGCTCAGGTGATGGTTCCCTTGTTCCTCTCGATCGGCGAAAAGATCAAGATCGACACCCGCACCGACAGCTACCTGGGCCGCGAGAACTGATTCCATGCAACTTGACCACAACCAGCTGCGTGAGCTGATCGCCCTGCTTGGGGACAGCGACATCCAAGAGCTCAAGCTCGAAGGTGATGACTTCCGCTTGGAATTGCGTCGCAATCTTCCGGGGGTCCAGCCCCAGGTTGTGATGCAAGCTGCTGCTCCGGTTGCGGCTCCCGCTGCAGCCGCACCTGCCGCTGCACCCTCCGCGGCTCCCCCGGCCGCCGCTGCGGCCCGCAGTGATCTGATTGAGATCACCGCTCCGATGGTGGCGACCTTCTACCGCTCCCCTGCTCCCGGCGAGTCGGCATTCGTGGAGCTCGGCGCCAAGATCAATGTCGGTCAGACCGTCTGCATCCTCGAGGCGATGAAGCTCATGAACGAGCTCGAGTCCGAGGTGAGCGGTGAGGTGGTGGAGATCTTGGTCGAGAACGGCACCCCGGTTGAATTTGGCCAGGTGCTGATGCGGGTGAAGCCCGCCTAGCCCAAGTCTTCAGCGGCCTCCAAGGCCGCCACCATGCTGGCTGATCGGGCAATGCCAAGGCCGGCGATGTCGAACCCGGTTCCGTGATCCGGTGAGGTCCTCAGGAAGGGCAGGCCCAGACTGGTGTTGACCGCCTGGTCAAAGGCCAGCAGCTTGACGGGGATCAGGCCCTGATCGTGGTAGAGCGCGAGGAAGCCATCGGGAGCGCGTCCGCCCTGTTGCCAGGCCATGCCCGCGCTCAGCCAGCAGGTGTCAGGTGGAAGTGGCCCCAGCAGGGTGACCTCAGGGTGCCGCGTGCTCCACTCCTCCAGCGTGGCTTCGAGCCAGTCCCGCTCCTCTCGTCCAAGACGTCCGGCCTCGCCCGCATGGGGGTTGAGGCCTGCGACGGCCAGGGTCGGCTCGGGGCGAAAGCGACGGCAAAAGGCCAGCAAGACGTCGAGCTTGGCCAGCACCCGCTCAGGGTTCAGGGCTTGGGGAACCTGTTGAAGCGGAATGTGGGTGGTGGCGAGCAGGGTGTTGAGCCGCCAGCCGCTCTGGGGGGAGCGGGCGGTGAAGAGCATCGAGGCTTCCTCGGCTCCAGCCAGTTCAGCCAAGCGTTCGGTTTGACCGGGGTAGTCATGGCCCGCTGCGTGCCAGTGCTGTTTGGCGATCGGGGCAGTGACAAGGGCTTGGCCGGAGCCCTGTTGCACCAGCTCAACGGCCTGGGTGAGCCAGCGGAAACTGGCTTCACCACTGATGGCGCTGGGGGTCCCTGGTTTGACGGGTTGCTCCAGCGGGCAATCCACCATCTCGAGCTGGGCGGGGTCCGCCAGGGGGGCGTCTGTCTGCCCCTTGAGTTGCGTGTATGTCTCCTCCAGCCAGCGGCTGCAACCCACCAGCAGCGGCGGCTGGGCAGCGGGGGTCCAGCGGGCCAGGGCTTTGAGCGTGACCTCGCCTCCGATGCCGGCGGGATCGCCAAGGGAGACGATCAAGCGGGGGCGCTTAGCGTTGCTGTCGCTTGGCGGATCACCCATGTTGCGTTGGCTGTTGCTGATCGGGATGGGCTTTGCCCTGGTGAAGGGTGTGCAGAACGGCTGGGTGGAGTTGCACTGGAATCGTCTCTTCCACGATGCCGGGGTGCCGTTCGTTCCGGACCCGGATCAAGGTCCGGCGGGTTCAGATGCAAACCGCATCTAAGGGTTATTCCATCACTTGGGACGGTTCTGCTCCTCCTTCCAGCTGGCGGCAAATCCTTCCCGATAGCTGGGGTAACGCAGTTGGTAGCCCAGGTCCTGGCACAGCCGCGCATTGCTGACGCGGCGGTTGTCGGCCCAGAAGCTCAGGGCCATCGCACTCATCTCCGCCTGGGCGTCGCGAAAGTTGCGCACAGCTGGCAATTTGCAACCCAGCAGGTGGGCTGCATAGCCGAGCGTTTCACTCGAGGGGCAGGGCAGATCGTCGCTGACGTTGAGCACCGCTGGCCTGGCCTCCGGGGGTAGGCCGCAGCAGTGCAGCATGGCGCCAACGATGTCATCGACATGGATCCGGCAGAACACCTGCTTGGGCTTGTGGATCAAGCGGGCCTGGCCCTGTTGCAGCTGCTGAAAGGGGCAACGACCCGGTCCGTAGATCGCGGGCAGCCGAAAACTCTGTAGGGGGAGAGCGCTGGCCAGCCAGCGTTGCTCGCACTGCAGGCGGGATTGGCTGCGGCGAAGGCCTGGCTCTGTCGGGCTCTGTTCATCGGCCCAGCGTCCTTGGGTGTCGCCGTAGACCCCCGTGGTCGATAGGTAGCCCACCCACTGGAGGGGCTGGTGCCGGAGGGACTCCCCCAGAAGGTTGTAGGCGTCGTCCTCGCCGTTCTTGTTGGGCGGAAGGGTGATCAGCACATGGCTGAGGCCTTCAGGAAGCTGCGGGACGGCCCCCTCGCCCGCATTGAAGTGCAGCCACTGCGATCCCTCTTTGATCGAGCGCGAGGTCAGCCAGACCTGGGCCCCGCGCGCTCTGGCTGCATCGGCAAAGCGTTGGCCGGTGTATCCCCCGCCGAGGACCAGCACGCGGGAGGAGGGGTTGACACCGCGAGCCGTCATGAGTACACCTGTATTACTCGTCCGCTGATCAATGACTGCATCTTGCTTCCCCGCCCCTCTTGGGTCCTCCTTCGTGGGCCAGGTCCCTGGGCGTGTGCGTCCTCGGCGGCGTTCGCAGGTTGGCGCCCCGCGTCGCCTGATTGGCCTGACGGCTTTGGCGCTGACGCTGTTCTCGGCCCTGCTGCTGGCTCCCGACCAGCCCCAGGCTCAGGCGGAGATTTGCCAGCGCCATAACGGCGCTGCGGCCTGCCGGATCTGGTGACTTAGGCGGCCTGCAGGTACGGCTGCATGGGATTGAAGCCGGAGTCCGGCGCTGCGGGCGCGGGAATGGCGCCTGGGCTCGCCCACTGCAGCAGGCGCAGGGCCAGGCGCAGGTCACCGTCGGTCCAGGCGCGGATGGCCATGGCTCGGCGGGGGTCGTAGAAGCGCTGCTGCCGGTACCACTCGAACGCGTCAGCGTCGCTCTTGCGGCCATTGCAGGCCAGGCAAGCGGGAACGCAGTTTTCGGTCACGCTTAAGCCGCCGCGACTTTGCGGAAAAACGTGATCAATAGACTCAGAAGGTTTGCCGCAGTAGATGCACGTTTTTCCGGTGTAAGTGTGGAGGGATTGTCTCCACCGGCGAACACGAAGTTTGGGGCACAAGTCTTCAAGGAAAACGGCATCCCTGCTGTGCATCCGAATAATTCGGTTGCAGGGAGTCTGGCCTGAGTGGCTGGGATGTCAATGTGTCGAACGATGCATTTTGCAAGGCTTATTGCAGCTGTTGCGCCCGCCCCGAGCTTCGCTAAATTAAGAGTTGCTGCCCCAGCTCAGACGGCCCAGCAACGCACCTCGCGCTGCCTGATGCGGTTGGGAGCATCAGGGGCCATCGAGTTGGTTCTGCCCTTTGATGCGGTCACCCAGGCCCAGCTCAGGGCGGTGCGCCCCCGAGGCTTTTGGCGCTCAAAGCAGGGCTGCTGGGAGTTCCCGCTGGAAGCGGCCTTGATCCTGCGTCAGCACTTCGGCAAGCGCTTCGCGATGGAGCCGCCGTTGCCCCAGTGGTGCAGCTGGCTCGAGCAGCCTCTGCCCCCATTGCCGCCCCATCGCGAGCTGATTGCCAGCGCCGGATTAGCGGAACCCTTGCCGGACGGCCGGGAGCTGTTTGCCCATCAGCGGGCTGCAGTGCGCTGGTTGCTGGCGCGGCGTGGTGCGGTGCTGGCCGATGCCATGGGCTTGGGAAAAACCCTGACGGCGCTTGTGGCCGCTCGCGCGATGGTCCGGGCGGCGGATTGTTGTGTGGTGGTGATCGCTCCCACGGGGCTCCATCGCCATTGGCGTCAGGAGGCGGCGGCTTTGCAACTGCAGATCACCCTGCTCAGTTGGGCGGCGCTCCCGCAGGAGCTGCCGGAGGCCGGCACGGTTCTGATCGCGGATGAGGCCCACTACGCCCAGAACTTGTCCGCCGCGCGCACCCAGGCCTTCCTGCGTCTGGCGCGCCATCCGCGGCTGCGGGTGGCGTGGTTGCTCAGCGGCACTCCGATGAAAAACGGCCGCCCAGCGCAGCTGTTCCCCTTGCTGGCGGCCATCGGCCACCCCCTGGCGAAGGACCAGCGCGCCTTCGAGGAGCGCTACTGCCTTGGCCATTGGCATGAACGCTCGGGCACCCGGCAGTGGAGTGCGACCGGGGCCACCCACCTGCCGGAGCTGCAGCGCCTGGTCAGGCCCCTGCTGCTGCATCGCCGCAAACAGGACTGTCTGGATCTCCCCCCGAAACGCCGGCAGATGCTTCCCGTCAGCCTGTCGGAGGCGGAGGGGCAGGGCTTTCAGCATCGCCTGCAACTGAAGGTGGATGACTATCGCCGCCGCGCCGCTGCGGGCTTGGTGCGCCGCGATGCCGAGGCCTTAGCCGTACTGACCGCCCTGCGTCAGATCGGTTCCGAGTACAAGCTCCCCGCCGCCGCCGCGCTGCTGGCCAGGCTGCAGGCCGAGGGGCAAGCCGTTGTGGTCTTCACGGCCTTTGTGGCGGCGGCCCAGTTGTTGCAGCAGCGACTAGGGGGTGCCCTGCTGACCGGACGCCTGGCCGCCGCAGAGCGCCAAGGTGTGGTGGATCGCTTTCAGGCTGGCCACGAGCAGCTGCTGATCAGCACCTACGGCGTTGGAGGCCTGGGCTTCACCTTGCATCGGGCCAAGCATGTGCTCCTGCTGGAGAGGCCCTGGACCCCCGGCGACGCTGAGCAGGCCGAGGACCGTTGCCACCGCATTGGTATGCAGGGGACCCTGGAGTGCCATTGGCTTCAGCTTGGCGTCGCGGATCAGCTGGTGGACGGGCTGATTGCCGACAAGGCCGAGCGCATTGCCCTGTTGCTCAGTCGCGGCCAGGCTCAGCTGGAGCGTCAGCCGCTACCGCGGATGGTGCAGCAGCTGCTCGATCAGTGGTGAGGCGGATGCAGTTGCGCCGCCGCAAGTCGATCTCGTCGCGCATTAGGGCGTCGACGGGGTGTTTGCCTTCTTTCACCAGGGCCGCGGCTTTGAGGCTTTCGCGGCAGGCCTCCTGTGGCTTGCCCGCCAATTTCAGCAGCAGGGCCCGCTCGTTGCGGGGTTGCGGGTGTTCAGGGAAGGCCTCCACTACGGCATCACAGTGCTTGAGCAAGGCAGGCAACCGATCGAGATTGACGTTGCGTAGGCAGTCGTCAACCTTGGTTTGACTCTGGCCGGGCTCGGGTGGAGCGCTGCAGCTGCTGAGGACGAGCCAGAGCAGACCCGCCCCAAGGGATGGCGGTAGCCAGGAGCGGGTGCGGGTTGCCATCAGCCTCAGTAGGCGTAGCGGTTCGAGCTGCCGCTGCCGCTGGTGTCACTGGTGATGCCGGAGCTGGTGCTGGTGCGGTTGGTGCTGTCGGGGTGGGTGGACTGGCTCTTCTCTTCGTTGGTGTCCACCGCCTTGACGTAGAGATCGCCCAGGTAGCGACCGCAGTCGTTGAATTTGCCGGGATCGGCGACGACGGCTTCGGTGATCATCACCGCGGCGTGCTCAGGCGAAGTCTTGAAGACCGAGGCGCTCTGACGCTTGATGACCGCGTAGGCCGCTTTCCAGCTGACTTCGTGGTTGTTGCCGCTGCTGCGCATGAAGCAATAGATCTGTGCTCCTTTGGCACCGGTTTCATTGCCGGCCAGAGCGGCGGTCGGCAGCGTGGACCAGCCCAGGGCAGCAAGCGGAAGGGCTGCAGCCAGCCGAAGCAGCCGGCCGTTGAGGGACAGGGAAAGACGCATGCCGAAGCAGGGGAATGGCATTGGGTGTCCCACCGTATCGATCGTTTCCCCCTGGATCCAGGTGCCGATCAATCAGCTGGCAGGTGGCGGCAGGTCCCCGTGGCCCAGAAGCAGCCTGACCGCCAGCGGCAACACCAGTAGCACTGTGATCAAGCGGACGGCGTGGAGCGCAGCAACGGCCGCACCGACTCCGAATTCGGCGCCCACCAGACTCATGCCGCTAATTCCCCCTGGCGCGGCTCCCAAGAGGGCGATGAGCGGGTTCATTCCCAGCAGACGGCTGCACCAGAGCCCCACCACCAGGCCGGTCATCACCAGGGTGAGCGTGATCAAGAGGGCCGGCCGCCAGAGCTGCCTGAGCTCGCTGAAGGCCGTCGCTGTTAATCCGGTGCCGATGACGGTTCCGATGCCAATTTCCAGGGCAGTCCGGGTGCCTGCGGGCCAGTTGGCGGCCTCGAGCTTGCCGCTCATGCTCAGCAGTCCCGCTCCCAGCAGCGCGCCAGCGAGGGGTGCGGCGGGGATCCCCGTGCGCAGCGCCAGCAAACCGCCGCCAATGCCCGCCAGGACATAGGCCAGCAGGTGGAGGCTTGATGGCATCGCCGGGCTGCCCTGGAATGCCTTCAGTCTGCTTGGCCGCTTGGGCTTGAGAACTGCCCAGGGCTGTGGTGTTATCGGGCGAGTTGAACCCTGTCCATGGCTGGCGAATCGGTCTCGTTTCGCATCACGCGCACCACAGAGGACCTCGCTCAGACCGTCGCGGCCCTCTCGCAGCGGCTGGTGAAGTTGGAGCAGCGCCTCAATGCGATGGAGCTGCAACTGGACCAGGTCTCCTTTGTTGAGACGCCTGATCCTGAGGAGCTGAGCCGTCTCGACCATGTGGAGACGCTGTTGGCCGACTGCCGCAGCCTCCTGCAGGACGGCGTGAGCGAGGAGGAGGTCCCTGCGTCGGTGAATCCTCACGAGGATGAGTTCATGGCTGCATGACCCCTTGCGCCGGGGGCACAATGGAAAGAAAGCGAACCATGGCCTTCTCCAACAGCCATCGCTCTGTTCCCGTTGCTCCTGCCGCCTCGGGTACACCTGCCTGTGCCAGCCGTTCTTTTGCTGAGGGCGGCCATCAGCTCGAGAAACTCGAGTTCGCCCTCGCCGTCGCCATCACCCGTGGTGATGCTTCAAGAGTGAGGCAACTGCGTGATCAGATCGCAGCACTGGGCGGCAATCGCGAGGAACCGGGCACCTAAAACCACTCGGTCCATCCATTGCAGTTGTGTCAGGGCAGCCCCACCGTTCGGGGTCGCTTCAACGTGGCGACTAATATTTATTCAGGCAAGATCAAATAAATGCAAGCCAGCCAGCAGGCACCTGTAGCCGAGCGACGAGAAGATTTGATGCGTGCAGCCGCCGCTTTTTCGGCTTCGGCTGAGCAGGCCGCATCAAGCGGTGAAATTGAACAGTCAGCGCGCGATATTCTCCGTTCACTCGATTGCGAGCGCCGCGCAGGAAGCGTGGGGCCGCAGGTGATGCAGCTGATTAAGCCCAGAAACTAATTCTCAAGCGGATGACCGGGCTCGAACCGGCGACGTTCAGCTTGGGAAGCTGACATTCTACCACTGAATTACATCCGCAATTTGATAGCCAGAAGCCATGATCAAGGCTTTTGGCTATCCCAATCAACCTAGCAAGGGAGCCCTGGTGAAGGGGCTCCCTCGTGGTCGGCTGCTTCAGCTGGCCAGGGCGGCTGCGCAGGCTGCCACGCCAGCACCAGGAGTCCCCTTGTGCAGTCCGAGTTCCTGGAGGGTGGCTTCAATCGCTGCGACGGCGGTCAGCACATCGCGATCGCAAACGAAGCCCAGGTGGCCGATGCGGAAGACCTTGCCCTTGAGGTGGTCTTGGCCACCGGCCAGAAGGATGTCAAAGCGATCCTTGACCTTCTTGCGAAGGGTCTCGGCATCGATCCCCTCGGGAGCCACGGCGGTGATGGCCGGGCTGCCGCAACCTTCCGCGGCATAGAGGGGCAGGCCGATGGCCTTCATGCCCGCTTGGGCGGCGGCGCGATGACGAGCATGGCGGGCAAAGATGCCCTCGAGCCCTTCGGCCTGCATCATCTCGAGCGCCGCTTCCAGGGCGAAGTAGAGGTTGATCGCCGGGGTGAAGGGGTTGCTGTTGGCTTGCGCCGATTTCCGGTACTTGCCCAGATCCAGATAGAACTTCGGCAGGTCGGAGCGGCCGTAGGCCTCCCAGGCCTTGTCGCTCATGGCCACGAAGGCCAGACCCGGGGGCATCATGTAGCCCTTCTGGGATCCGGATCCGATGATGTCGATCCCCCAGGCGTCCATGGGCACGTTGCAGGCCCCGAGGCTGGTGACGCAGTCAGCGATCGTCAGCGCTGTGCCATGGGCTTTGACGTGCTTGGCGATGGTCTCGAGGTCATTGATGACCCCGGTGGAGGTTTCCGAGTGGGTCAAGATCACGGCCTTGATCGCCTTGCTGGAGTCGGCCTCCAGGGCGGCACGGAATGCCTCGGGATCCAACGGGGAGCCCCACTCCGCCTTGATCACCTCCACCTCCAGGCCGTAGGCCTGAGCCACCTTCACCCAGCGCTCGCCAAATTTGCCGTTATCGCCGCAGAGGACCTTGTCCCCTTTGCTCAGCACATTGATGATTCCGGCTTCCATGGCGGCGGTGCCGCTGCCGGTGATCACCAGAACGTCATTGTTGGTTTGATGCAGCCACTTGAGT encodes:
- the thiL gene encoding thiamine-phosphate kinase, with the protein product MRLDQLGEWELIDRLSAYAPPGQLADDAAILPGAVVVNTDVLVDTVHFSDATMSAQDLGWRAAAANLSDLAAMGCSDVIGLTVGLVAPGATPWSWVDGVYQGLSEALARFGGTLLGGDCSSGSQRLLAITALGRLGPGAIRRGDGQPGDWLLSTGPHGLSRLGLALLQGERSAAIPEDLRERAIRAHQRPLPRLDAIPALEASQPQGSPWRVAGTDSSDGLQRALLNLAKASGCGAQLRHTGLPLDPAMAPLADAERWCLNGGEDFELVLALEPTWAERLCAALPGCQVIGELVEHSSPTLTWSETGLPLQESDPGYRHFS
- a CDS encoding peptidylprolyl isomerase, which translates into the protein MDLKRWLDRWVPALLIAIAFAAFPMVPPAQAALPPGNAVKDPAAILRNALPIDQSDLQTLQHRLESTSDDLRAKRWSALVNTVNRSQALLKTRADSIVASLPEAKQAEGKTLMAALQSQMETLVESSESSDRDRFLDDRRAALSTVGDLEALLVGDFPFQIPSEFDALPRLLGRATVEIETTKGMLTAVVDGYNAPLTAGAFVDLVKQGFYDGLPFTRAEDFYVLQTGDPKGPETGYIDPKTKGERQVPLEIKVPGEAEPFYNATFEDLGRFEATPVLPFATLGTMGWAHSDESLADGSSQFFFFLYEAELTPAGLNLVDGRYSAFGYVVDGFEVLEELGIDDGIVRARVLDGAENLKAHA
- the efp gene encoding elongation factor P, which gives rise to MISSNDFRTGTTIEIDGQVWRVVEFLHVKPGKGSAFVRTKLKAVQSGNVVEKTFRAGETVPQAVLEKAVLQHTYMEADDFVFMDMSTYEETRLTAKQIGDQRKYLKEGMEVNVVYWNGKPLEVELPNSVVLEITQTDPGVKGDTATGGTKPAIVETGAQVMVPLFLSIGEKIKIDTRTDSYLGREN
- the accB gene encoding acetyl-CoA carboxylase biotin carboxyl carrier protein, with amino-acid sequence MQLDHNQLRELIALLGDSDIQELKLEGDDFRLELRRNLPGVQPQVVMQAAAPVAAPAAAAPAAAPSAAPPAAAAARSDLIEITAPMVATFYRSPAPGESAFVELGAKINVGQTVCILEAMKLMNELESEVSGEVVEILVENGTPVEFGQVLMRVKPA
- the pdxA gene encoding 4-hydroxythreonine-4-phosphate dehydrogenase PdxA — protein: MGDPPSDSNAKRPRLIVSLGDPAGIGGEVTLKALARWTPAAQPPLLVGCSRWLEETYTQLKGQTDAPLADPAQLEMVDCPLEQPVKPGTPSAISGEASFRWLTQAVELVQQGSGQALVTAPIAKQHWHAAGHDYPGQTERLAELAGAEEASMLFTARSPQSGWRLNTLLATTHIPLQQVPQALNPERVLAKLDVLLAFCRRFRPEPTLAVAGLNPHAGEAGRLGREERDWLEATLEEWSTRHPEVTLLGPLPPDTCWLSAGMAWQQGGRAPDGFLALYHDQGLIPVKLLAFDQAVNTSLGLPFLRTSPDHGTGFDIAGLGIARSASMVAALEAAEDLG
- a CDS encoding SDR family oxidoreductase; the encoded protein is MTARGVNPSSRVLVLGGGYTGQRFADAARARGAQVWLTSRSIKEGSQWLHFNAGEGAVPQLPEGLSHVLITLPPNKNGEDDAYNLLGESLRHQPLQWVGYLSTTGVYGDTQGRWADEQSPTEPGLRRSQSRLQCEQRWLASALPLQSFRLPAIYGPGRCPFQQLQQGQARLIHKPKQVFCRIHVDDIVGAMLHCCGLPPEARPAVLNVSDDLPCPSSETLGYAAHLLGCKLPAVRNFRDAQAEMSAMALSFWADNRRVSNARLCQDLGYQLRYPSYREGFAASWKEEQNRPK
- a CDS encoding HNH endonuclease — its product is MHSRDAVFLEDLCPKLRVRRWRQSLHTYTGKTCIYCGKPSESIDHVFPQSRGGLSVTENCVPACLACNGRKSDADAFEWYRQQRFYDPRRAMAIRAWTDGDLRLALRLLQWASPGAIPAPAAPDSGFNPMQPYLQAA
- a CDS encoding DEAD/DEAH box helicase produces the protein MRLGASGAIELVLPFDAVTQAQLRAVRPRGFWRSKQGCWEFPLEAALILRQHFGKRFAMEPPLPQWCSWLEQPLPPLPPHRELIASAGLAEPLPDGRELFAHQRAAVRWLLARRGAVLADAMGLGKTLTALVAARAMVRAADCCVVVIAPTGLHRHWRQEAAALQLQITLLSWAALPQELPEAGTVLIADEAHYAQNLSAARTQAFLRLARHPRLRVAWLLSGTPMKNGRPAQLFPLLAAIGHPLAKDQRAFEERYCLGHWHERSGTRQWSATGATHLPELQRLVRPLLLHRRKQDCLDLPPKRRQMLPVSLSEAEGQGFQHRLQLKVDDYRRRAAAGLVRRDAEALAVLTALRQIGSEYKLPAAAALLARLQAEGQAVVVFTAFVAAAQLLQQRLGGALLTGRLAAAERQGVVDRFQAGHEQLLISTYGVGGLGFTLHRAKHVLLLERPWTPGDAEQAEDRCHRIGMQGTLECHWLQLGVADQLVDGLIADKAERIALLLSRGQAQLERQPLPRMVQQLLDQW
- a CDS encoding DUF6554 family protein, translated to MRLSLSLNGRLLRLAAALPLAALGWSTLPTAALAGNETGAKGAQIYCFMRSSGNNHEVSWKAAYAVIKRQSASVFKTSPEHAAVMITEAVVADPGKFNDCGRYLGDLYVKAVDTNEEKSQSTHPDSTNRTSTSSGITSDTSGSGSSNRYAY
- a CDS encoding AbrB family transcriptional regulator; this encodes MPSSLHLLAYVLAGIGGGLLALRTGIPAAPLAGALLGAGLLSMSGKLEAANWPAGTRTALEIGIGTVIGTGLTATAFSELRQLWRPALLITLTLVMTGLVVGLWCSRLLGMNPLIALLGAAPGGISGMSLVGAEFGVGAAVAALHAVRLITVLLVLPLAVRLLLGHGDLPPPAS
- a CDS encoding alanine--glyoxylate aminotransferase family protein; the protein is MQDKLTLMIPGPTPVPESVLQSMGRHPIGHRSADFQKIVERTTAQLKWLHQTNNDVLVITGSGTAAMEAGIINVLSKGDKVLCGDNGKFGERWVKVAQAYGLEVEVIKAEWGSPLDPEAFRAALEADSSKAIKAVILTHSETSTGVINDLETIAKHVKAHGTALTIADCVTSLGACNVPMDAWGIDIIGSGSQKGYMMPPGLAFVAMSDKAWEAYGRSDLPKFYLDLGKYRKSAQANSNPFTPAINLYFALEAALEMMQAEGLEGIFARHARHRAAAQAGMKAIGLPLYAAEGCGSPAITAVAPEGIDAETLRKKVKDRFDILLAGGQDHLKGKVFRIGHLGFVCDRDVLTAVAAIEATLQELGLHKGTPGAGVAACAAALAS